TCACTGAGAGTACGCAAATTGATGTCATGGGCTCAATGTGGTAGTGTCCAACGTCGTTAATTTAGACTTATGGGAGTTactatattttagtttttgtttaGTGTTTTCCCGTTATTTCTTTTCAGAGTTTTCAAACTTTGGTTTTTTTTAGTAAGCGCGTTTTTGCTCCTTTATTTGCTTTCTTAGTGTTGGCGTGTATGAGAGATGGTCTGTCAtttcttgtatttgatatttgtgGTCGTGaaaggggttgcccaatgaaATAATATTCATTcccctaaaaaaacaaaaacaaaaaacaagttTACTTCAAGCTGGCTCTAGGAAACATGTATGATGAAATTGGTTCCAGTTTTAGAATCAATGACCTTTAAATTGAATGTTCTGTGTAGCAATAGGGCATGTCAAGTTTCTGTAGAGGTCCCTTTGCTAATAAGGTGAACTTAATACATTCAGAACACTACAATACATAGTGAGACATATGTAGTCGGGATCTCATACTTCTGATGTTTCGTGGCTCGAATTAATGGCACATGAAAGTTGTTACCCAGCAATTTCCATAATAGTCCAGTCTAAACTAAACCTGATCTGAAGATGGCAGTAGATAGACCTGATCTGAAGATGGCAGTAAATAGTAAGCAGGGAGAGTATTGATCATCATACGTAACAGTAATGGATAAATTAGGCTAAACTTGCCCGTGAATTATAACTTTGGCAACCAGATGTATGAACAGTCTATATCGACATAGATGATCAGAGACAGCAGGCCTTCCTTCATCTGAGAGCAGCATATTCCAAGATTCCTTGTAGATTGATGATATTTATGCAGCTTAGTAAGAGAAATTGGCAGCTTTAGTTTACTGCTGGTTACCTCGCTAACAAGGGTGATCACATTCAGATCGATATCAGACCACTACAATTAGTACAATCTACcaggaaagaaaaataatgtaGTCAATGTCACAACTGTTAGGTGCttcatatatttctgtaaATTTCTGCAGTACATCAAACTTTTAATCTCTGTTTGAGCTCATGTCAACGTTGATAGCAAAGCTACAGAAAAACCAAAAGGCTACCATTTCAACCACTGCAAGAAGTTTGATACCGTGTAATACATAGGTGCTCGAGACGTGGACGAGAAACATTCCAATCAGGGTCGACATGGTAACCGAGTAATACAACATAGCCATCTTCTGTGACTTTCTCAAAGATCCATTCCTCTTTAGGTTCCACCAGCACAGAAAAGCAAGCAAGGAAGAAAAGATCGACAGAATCAGGGTCATTCCCTCTGCTACAACAAACACGAAGAAAGCCCCCTTTCTTGTTAGAATCACAGGACCATAGTCACTCTGGACATGGCGGAGCATGGCACAACCTCCATACAAGACTGCGCTAGCTAGAAGCACAGACACCAGGAAAAAGGTAGCATAATTCTGcaacacagagagagagagagagagagagagagagagcaatgTCATTTATCTTGAAACCAAAACAGTACAAGAAGTTGCATTCTTTGTTGTACTTCGTTATTTCACGATTATTTATGAATCCTGACTGGCATATCAAATGACTTAAGAGTAAATGATGAACAAGCACAACATATTATTACAGAACTCtcacaagaaatgaaaactcTCGATACCGGGATTGCCAAAGAgtaacaagaaatgaaaattcaatagacataagcaaactagcatcagaaaaacaaGAATCACAACAGCaggaaaagaatgaaaagatTACAAATAACATTGACAAAAGCAAGGTTACGTATAAACCTTTGTTGCCGTCTCTTTAACTTCATTGAAATTATTTGCCGTAGACTCCATATTTGGGAATCACTTTTGGGTTTACGATCTTTGGATAGCCCGGGGCATATACAGAGGACAACGAAAACCGGTGAGAGCCTATAGGAAAGCTGTAAAAACCAGAGAGAGTCGGAGTGACCCGGCCGTACGGTGCAAATGAAATCGGGTCTTCTGGGTTTTTCACCTTTTCTTCTCTACTTCACCGAGTCCGTGTTTGCGAAATATTCATAAGGGGGTGCCGACGATAATTACATGTGGCGGAAGCTCACGGATAACTTACACAACATAATCTAAAACTAGCCAATTCTTTCGCCCCGTAAACTTGTTCTAGATGGATTTATAGGGTCCTAAAGTGGACTTTAAGCTAAGGCTGGAAATGCAAGATAGAATGAGCAATCCTAATATCATAAACGTTATTTATGTAACGTAAGAACAAACAGATGAATCAAGTAACATTGATTCCAAAATAACATTTGCGACCAACCACATGAAGATTCCTCATCCCGGCCTTACTCTTTCTAATTAAATAGACAATCAAAACGATGGGCGAACATACTACGGTATAAGAGGGATGAGAGGGTACGTCATCTATTTTATTCGGCACATCCGCACTAATACAAGTTGCGAAGTTATTTAAAAACAACAGGGATCAAACCCAGTTGGGGATGTAGCTCAAATGGTAGAGCGCTCGCTTTGCATGCGAGAGGTACAGGGTTCGATCCCCTGCATCTccatataaaaaaatcaacataCTGTTAGAAATGATTAGCTCATTTTTTTTGCACATGTGATCAAAACTTTATCAGTGATTAGGTTCTGATactaattaatatttttgCCAATGAAAGGGTGGTATCATTATCTGCATGATGGAGGAAGCTCACAAATAAGCTGCTGAATCCTTCCGATTACAGGAAAGATGAGCCTGATGAGGCACACATCTTCCCAACTTATAGGGATGACGGATGATATACTTAGTATCTACATAAAAGAAACTCCCAAATAAACTGCTAAATCCCTTTAAGCATAGCAAAGATGAGTATCACAGAGGATTACAAGTCAAAAGAGTACTTGTCGAGAAGCACAGATACcacattgagataactacttAGAACTAGATTAATATCTTCAAATGCAGACTAGTAAACTAGTGCCAAAAATTAAGGGTAGCAAAATTACAGACCAACTTAGAATCAGATGTCCCCTAATTCAACCTATCCTATACGAAGAGACTATTAGTCTCGGCTACCATTCTTGATGCATCTAGGTGACAACAAAGCGACAGAGTTGATAACCTGCAATAGAAACAAGATCATATAAGCATCATTGCCTTGCAAAGGAAGACCATCAACTATATATTCTTATGCAGAAAAGATAACCCATATGAACCAACAAAAGCCAACAGTTCATGGATATCTGATTCGAACCAACAAAAGCTACCAGGATATAACAAAAGAATTATGAACATCCTCAAACAATTTCTAAACGTtttcaacaacaaacaaaTTGTCGAAAATCTTTAAAACGCAACTGTGTTCTGTTATGATAGCGGAAATCAAATGGAAGCTGTACAATGTGATTGAAAGTCGGTGTAAGATGAGACCTTATCCATCTCAATCCTCAATCCACAGAAACAAGGTATTGTTAAACTCTCAGAAACTGGGTCCTTTTTTTTAACATTGGAAGACCCAATTCAACATGGAAATGGCTTTTACTAGTGCCTTATTGATTCATTTACATTATTACATAGCAAGGAATTATTAatcatatattaatttttcagaaaataaGTAAGGTTCTCCTTGTGCAAACCCAATAATCAACATGGAACAGGCTTACTTGGGTCTCAAAACATAGCAAACCCAATAACATAGAAATTAATCATACCAAATGTTTAAGAACTCCAAACCCAAAAATGAGCATGGAAAGAGGACTTACTTGGGTCACTGTTGATGAGCATAGCAGTGCCACCAAAGCTGCAAGTGCCTCCATTCCTCTTGTTCTTCTGCCAGTAGCTGTTGAAAGCATAAGAAGCATGGGCTACAACAGACTCAGGGTAGTAGCAGTTTCCGTCTGGCATAATCTCCTGGCAATCAGCACCACCAGCTCCACAAGCATAGTCCACAGCCTCCTGCAATGTCTCTGCCGGAACACTCGGCTTGGCCACACACCACAGTTTATGCACAGGCCTAAATTCCGGTGCCGGGGCTCTCGGTTTACACGGTGGCAGCTCGTAAGGAAAAGGAGGAGTGGCTTGATGGTAAACTggagaggcatcgggggcttCAGGGGAAGACATCTCCGAAGGTGGTGAAGCTGCTTCGGGGTTTGGAGGTGAGGCTGTTTGGGCCGGTGCAGGTGAGGCTGTTTGAGCTTGTGGGGTTTGTGGGTTTTTGGCTGAGTTAGCAGGAACAGAGAAGCCAACAGAGGAGTGGAATGGGGGGTCTGAGGTTGTGGGTTGTGGATTGGGTCTGGCCGGAAATGGGTCGGTGGATAAGAGCTTCCTGGTTGTTGGTTCTGCCTCTGTTGGGTTGGTGAGCCTTGTCTCAGCCATGAGAACACTGCGAGATACCTTACTGAGCTCACTCACTGCAACAGCTCTGGGAAGACTTGAAACTTGAACCACCTGATAGGTTGTCTCAGAGAGAGTTGGGACTTGATCAGACTCATGCGTTGCGCCTGTAGATAAACAcataccaaatcaaactatgGCCTCCATTGTAGATTTGTAGATGATCAAAAGGACAAAAAGAAGAGAACACAAAGAGATCAGAGTAAcattgcaaaaaggaaacactAGTTCTAAGTGCATTGAAGATTATGTACCAGAAAATAACCCAGAAATTTGtaccaaacaaaaaataagGCTTCCATCGTAGAaattcaaaaggaaatagagGAAGACACAGAAGAACTACAGTAACATTGCAAATATGGAACACTAGTTCTCagagtgttgaaggaaaaaaaacccagaaacaaattcaaaacaaaaataaggCCTCGATAACATTGCACAAATGGAACACTAGTTCTGAGTGTGCTGAAGCTTCTGTAACAGAACttatacaaaataaataagGCTTCCATTGTAGAGAATCAAAAGGTAAACGACGAAGACacagaaaataatattaacaTTGCAAACATGGAACACTAGAGTAGAATGGGTTGAAGCTTATTTACCAGAGAAACCCAGAAGCATAAGCTGGAAGAAGACAAGCCACACCATCTTCAACATTTCTCAAGGCCTCTCAGTTTCTCACTGTCTCTCTTTCTCAGTTTTCTGta
This genomic interval from Argentina anserina chromosome 1, drPotAnse1.1, whole genome shotgun sequence contains the following:
- the LOC126805061 gene encoding uncharacterized protein LOC126805061, which codes for MLKMVWLVFFQLMLLGFSGATHESDQVPTLSETTYQVVQVSSLPRAVAVSELSKVSRSVLMAETRLTNPTEAEPTTRKLLSTDPFPARPNPQPTTSDPPFHSSVGFSVPANSAKNPQTPQAQTASPAPAQTASPPNPEAASPPSEMSSPEAPDASPVYHQATPPFPYELPPCKPRAPAPEFRPVHKLWCVAKPSVPAETLQEAVDYACGAGGADCQEIMPDGNCYYPESVVAHASYAFNSYWQKNKRNGGTCSFGGTAMLINSDPSYQLCRFVVT